In Neorhodopirellula lusitana, the following are encoded in one genomic region:
- a CDS encoding dihydroorotate dehydrogenase → MSTELSTQLETTLGRLTLPNPIMVASGTFGYAREMEHIVDLHRLGGILPKTITAEPRIGNAPWRTVETSAGLLNAIGLDNDGVDAFIEHHLPYLSTLSAPIVVSVAGRTVEDFTELARRVGQCEGVAAIELNLSCPNVSGGIDFGTNADSCQRVVASVREATDTPILAKLTPNVTSIADIAGGAAKGGADAVCLINTVLGMAVDWRKQRPILGNGMGGLSGPAIKPIALRCVHQVRQAVEIPIIGIGGVASLDDVMQFIVTGASAIQIGTANYYDPQLSMRLIDELPAALREIGASSVAEAVGTLKR, encoded by the coding sequence ATGTCAACTGAACTATCGACTCAACTGGAAACGACACTCGGTCGTTTGACGCTGCCCAATCCAATCATGGTGGCGTCGGGAACTTTCGGCTATGCCCGCGAGATGGAGCACATTGTTGACTTGCATCGTCTTGGTGGCATCTTGCCCAAGACCATTACGGCGGAGCCACGGATCGGCAACGCTCCTTGGCGGACGGTTGAAACTTCCGCTGGACTGCTGAACGCGATCGGACTCGACAACGATGGCGTTGATGCATTCATTGAGCATCACCTGCCCTACTTGAGCACCCTGTCGGCACCGATCGTGGTCAGCGTGGCTGGCCGAACGGTCGAAGATTTTACTGAGCTTGCGCGTCGGGTGGGTCAATGCGAAGGCGTGGCTGCGATCGAGCTAAACTTATCGTGCCCTAACGTCAGCGGTGGGATCGATTTTGGTACGAACGCAGATTCTTGCCAACGAGTGGTGGCATCGGTTCGGGAAGCGACTGACACTCCGATCCTTGCTAAGTTGACTCCAAACGTGACCAGCATCGCTGATATCGCGGGTGGAGCAGCAAAGGGTGGGGCCGATGCGGTGTGCCTGATCAACACGGTCTTAGGCATGGCGGTTGATTGGCGAAAACAACGGCCAATCTTGGGTAACGGAATGGGTGGCCTCAGTGGCCCAGCGATCAAGCCGATCGCACTTCGTTGCGTTCACCAGGTTCGACAAGCGGTTGAGATTCCGATCATTGGAATCGGTGGCGTTGCTTCGCTTGATGACGTGATGCAGTTCATTGTCACCGGCGCGTCGGCTATCCAGATTGGCACGGCGAACTATTACGACCCGCAGCTTTCAATGCGATTGATCGATGAGTTGCCGGCTGCACTTCGTGAGATTGGTGCCAGCTCAGTCGCGGAAGCGGTTGGCACGTTGAAGCGATAG
- a CDS encoding phosphopantothenoylcysteine decarboxylase, producing MITSGPTRQYLDPVRYLTNASSGRMGASLAEAALAQGHDVVVVSGPVSVRYPDGAEVINVITTDDMLRVAGELFPKCDGAIGAAAPCDYKPHQVSDEKLSKTGRPIQLDLIETPDVIAQLGQSKRSDQWVVGFALETDDRNFRATVKLQKKCCDLMVSNGPEAIDAMDNHVELLDIQGKIIETIAGDKPHVATRLIHHIHDRLIQRKATSL from the coding sequence CTGATTACGTCTGGTCCGACACGACAGTATCTCGATCCCGTGCGTTATCTGACTAACGCATCCAGTGGACGAATGGGGGCGTCGCTGGCCGAAGCGGCGCTTGCCCAGGGACACGATGTTGTTGTGGTTTCGGGGCCGGTTTCCGTTCGCTATCCCGATGGAGCGGAGGTGATTAATGTCATCACGACCGATGACATGTTGCGGGTCGCGGGGGAGTTGTTTCCTAAGTGTGATGGCGCGATCGGTGCCGCCGCCCCGTGTGACTACAAGCCACACCAAGTCTCCGATGAGAAACTCTCTAAAACAGGCCGCCCGATTCAGTTAGATCTGATCGAGACTCCTGACGTGATCGCCCAACTTGGGCAATCCAAGCGTAGCGATCAGTGGGTAGTGGGGTTTGCTCTGGAAACCGATGACCGAAATTTTCGAGCGACCGTTAAACTGCAAAAGAAGTGTTGCGACCTGATGGTCAGCAACGGTCCGGAGGCGATTGACGCGATGGACAATCATGTTGAGTTGCTCGATATTCAGGGCAAGATCATTGAGACCATTGCAGGCGATAAACCGCATGTCGCGACTCGGCTGATTCATCACATTCATGACCGCTTGATCCAGCGTAAAGCTACTTCACTTTGA
- a CDS encoding TerB family tellurite resistance protein, with protein sequence MSEQSYTQRQRQLRNLVVMALADGSIGQREVELVGERCVELGFGQAELESALSFGLGDDAALELPADAGQREELLLDLIRMMAADGHLDEAEKRLFALAAARMNITGDRLHQLISVAIHRPIEDPRSSSNEGDSA encoded by the coding sequence ATGAGCGAGCAATCTTATACCCAGCGACAACGCCAACTTCGCAATTTGGTTGTGATGGCTCTCGCGGATGGCTCGATTGGCCAGCGTGAGGTTGAATTGGTTGGCGAGCGGTGCGTGGAATTGGGGTTCGGGCAAGCTGAACTGGAATCCGCCCTTTCGTTTGGTCTAGGCGACGACGCAGCGTTGGAGCTGCCGGCCGATGCCGGGCAGCGGGAGGAACTCTTATTGGATCTCATTCGGATGATGGCGGCCGACGGGCATCTCGACGAAGCGGAAAAACGCCTGTTCGCACTGGCTGCCGCACGGATGAACATCACCGGAGATCGACTGCATCAATTGATCTCGGTGGCCATTCACCGACCGATTGAAGATCCACGGTCTTCTAGCAACGAAGGCGACTCGGCGTGA